A section of the Heliangelus exortis chromosome 27, bHelExo1.hap1, whole genome shotgun sequence genome encodes:
- the LOC139787785 gene encoding POTE ankyrin domain family member B-like isoform X1 yields the protein MGQKFSRKRRVSRSVSAPGQPCGAAAAGTGAPEPQQQGLGRLHRAAARGHLAWLRRWRRWMEIWGIDRRDRENRTPLHLASANGHTEVVRFLVRHRCRLDAADNFGRTPLMRAVQFHQEDCVAFLLEHGADPNLTDTDGHTALHLAIQAHDKNLVRLLLRHFVDHRAKNKEGFTPLALAVSEGQEEIVEILLKAGVDVHARDQHQRTPLMIAASVGQLNLVQVLLSYGANISHEDTDGNTAEDYADLHGYWSLSQYLAKMENTSEAPAGDAQGDNILKILRIPERAGAAGELEAKPDQENRGEAPACDPEDPSIVITAEDAGAAPFLWGAPAVDRGATDDLCEGGSIRSSEEEGNDDTWSDSEESICFSPKVKKEQKPNLLELWNIFLEYGKAGLQAELEALQKEKAEEGHWTSLCGSQEESPVEEEMEENQEQEELNKELWAAIAACVPKYIFNESPDILTGTAENKTGERNDLFNTD from the exons atgggGCAGAAATTCAGCAGGAAGCGTCGGGTGTCCCGCTCTGTCAGcgctcctgggcagccctgcGGTGCTGCCGCTGCCGGCACCGGCGCCCCTgagcctcagcagcaaggtctgggcAGGCTGCACCGCGCGGCTGCCCGCGGccacctggcctggctgaggcgCTGGCGCCGGTGGATGGAGATTTGGGGCATCGACCGCCGCGACAGggagaatcg gacacctctccaccTGGCGtctgcaaacggccacacagaggtcgtcAGATTTCTAGTAAGGCACCGCTGCCGGTTGGATGCTGCTGACAATTTTGggagaacacccctgatgagg GCAGTACAGTTTCATCAAGAAGACTGTGTGGCTTTCCTGCTAGAGCACGGTGCTGACCCAAATCTCACCGACACCGATGGCCACACTGCCCTCCATCTGGCCATCCAGGCTCATGATAAAAACCTCGTGAGGCTGTTACTCAGGCATTTTGTCGATCATCgtgccaagaataag gagggctttaccCCACTAGCTCTTGCTGTCTCTGAAGGTCAGGAAGAGATAGTGGAAattctcctgaaagcaggagttGACGTGCATGCTCGAGACCAGCATCAAAG aaccccactcatgattgctgcttctgttgggcaGCTGAATTTGGTCCAAGTTCTCCTTTCTTACGGTGCCaatatttcccatgaagacactgATGGGAACACAGCTGAGGATTATGCTGATCTTCATGGGTATTGGAG tctGAGTCAGTATCTGGCAAAAATGGAGAACACATcagaagctcctgcaggggatgctCAAGGTGACAACATACTCAAGATACTTCGAATTCCTGAgcgggcaggagctgctggagagctggaagcaaaaCCAGACCAGGAGAACAGAGGAGAAGCTCCTGCATGTGATCCAGAAGATCCCAGCATAGTCATCACTGCTGAGGACgcaggagctgctccatttCTGTGGGGTGCAcctgctgtggacagaggag CCACAGATGACCTTTGTGAAGGAGGCTCAATAAG gagttctgaggaggaggggaatgATGATACTTGGAGTGATTCTGAAGAATCCATCTGTTTTAGCCCTAAG gtCAAGAAGGAGCAGAAGCCAAACTTGTTGGAGTTATGGAACATTTTCCTGGAGTACGGGAAAGCTG gtctccaggcagagctggaagctctgcagaaggagaaagctgaggaaggtCACTGGACATCTCTGTGTGGTTCTcag gaagaGTCACCTGTAGAGGAAGAAATGGAGGAGAATCAGGAGCAGGAAGAACTCAATAAAGAATTGTGGGCTGCAATTGCTGCATGTGTCCCcaagtacatttttaatgaaagtcCTGATATTTTGACAGGGACTGCAGAGAACAAGACTGGTGAGAGGAATGATTTGTTTAATACTGATTGA
- the LOC139787785 gene encoding ankyrin repeat domain-containing protein 7-like isoform X2, protein MGQKFSRKRRVSRSVSAPGQPCGAAAAGTGAPEPQQQGLGRLHRAAARGHLAWLRRWRRWMEIWGIDRRDRENRTPLHLASANGHTEVVRFLVRHRCRLDAADNFGRTPLMRAVQFHQEDCVAFLLEHGADPNLTDTDGHTALHLAIQAHDKNLVRLLLRHFVDHRAKNKEGFTPLALAVSEGQEEIVEILLKAGVDVHARDQHQRTPLMIAASVGQLNLVQVLLSYGANISHEDTDGNTAEDYADLHGYWSLSQYLAKMENTSEAPAGDAQGDNILKILRIPERAGAAGELEAKPDQENRGEAPACDPEDPSIVITAEDAGAAPFLWGAPAVDRGATDDLCEGGSIRSSEEEGNDDTWSDSEESICFSPKVKKEQKPNLLELWNIFLEYGKAELVEKKNRKSQQKASWKIKEHTWKWLQIQFTIQLTWDILAPVWF, encoded by the exons atgggGCAGAAATTCAGCAGGAAGCGTCGGGTGTCCCGCTCTGTCAGcgctcctgggcagccctgcGGTGCTGCCGCTGCCGGCACCGGCGCCCCTgagcctcagcagcaaggtctgggcAGGCTGCACCGCGCGGCTGCCCGCGGccacctggcctggctgaggcgCTGGCGCCGGTGGATGGAGATTTGGGGCATCGACCGCCGCGACAGggagaatcg gacacctctccaccTGGCGtctgcaaacggccacacagaggtcgtcAGATTTCTAGTAAGGCACCGCTGCCGGTTGGATGCTGCTGACAATTTTGggagaacacccctgatgagg GCAGTACAGTTTCATCAAGAAGACTGTGTGGCTTTCCTGCTAGAGCACGGTGCTGACCCAAATCTCACCGACACCGATGGCCACACTGCCCTCCATCTGGCCATCCAGGCTCATGATAAAAACCTCGTGAGGCTGTTACTCAGGCATTTTGTCGATCATCgtgccaagaataag gagggctttaccCCACTAGCTCTTGCTGTCTCTGAAGGTCAGGAAGAGATAGTGGAAattctcctgaaagcaggagttGACGTGCATGCTCGAGACCAGCATCAAAG aaccccactcatgattgctgcttctgttgggcaGCTGAATTTGGTCCAAGTTCTCCTTTCTTACGGTGCCaatatttcccatgaagacactgATGGGAACACAGCTGAGGATTATGCTGATCTTCATGGGTATTGGAG tctGAGTCAGTATCTGGCAAAAATGGAGAACACATcagaagctcctgcaggggatgctCAAGGTGACAACATACTCAAGATACTTCGAATTCCTGAgcgggcaggagctgctggagagctggaagcaaaaCCAGACCAGGAGAACAGAGGAGAAGCTCCTGCATGTGATCCAGAAGATCCCAGCATAGTCATCACTGCTGAGGACgcaggagctgctccatttCTGTGGGGTGCAcctgctgtggacagaggag CCACAGATGACCTTTGTGAAGGAGGCTCAATAAG gagttctgaggaggaggggaatgATGATACTTGGAGTGATTCTGAAGAATCCATCTGTTTTAGCCCTAAG gtCAAGAAGGAGCAGAAGCCAAACTTGTTGGAGTTATGGAACATTTTCCTGGAGTACGGGAAAGCTG aactggtggaaaaaaaaaataggaaaagccaacagaaagCTTCGTGGAAGATAAAAGAACACACGTGGAagtggctgcaaatccagttcaccattcaactcacctgggacatcctggcacCAGTCTggttctga
- the LOC139787835 gene encoding olfactory receptor 14J1-like isoform X1 has protein sequence MSNSSSITNFLLLAFADRRELQLLHFWLFLGIYLAALLGNGLIITTIACDHHLHTPMCFFLLNLSLLDLGSISTTLPKAMASSLWDNTDISYKACAAQLFFFVFLMSAELYLLTIMSYDRYVAICKPLHYGTLLGSRACVHMAAAAWGSGFLTTLLHTANTFSLPLCQGNALDQFFCEIPQILKLSCSHSYLREFGLIIITCFLVFVCFVFIVVSYVEIFRAVLRIPSEQGRHKAFSTCLPHLTVVSLFVSTAIFAYLKPPSIFSPSLDLVVAVLYSVVPPAVNPLIYSMRNQELKNALKKLISRCFPQRGRCLCSSTALPSGTALSCPSPLPCSSQSGSFPLLEDVDGRGTVAAVRAVFGLGVLEMLE, from the exons atgtccaacagcagctccatcacaaatttcctcctcctggcatttgcagacaggcgggagctgcagctcttgcacttctggctcttcctgggcatctacctggctgccctcctgggcaacggcctcatcatcaccaccatcgcctgtgaccaccacctccacacccccatgtgcttcttcctcctcaacctctccctcctcgacctgggatccatctccaccactctgcccaaagccatggccaGTTCCCTCTGGGACAACACGGACATCTCCTACAAGGcatgtgctgcacagctcttcttctttgtctttttgaTGTCAGCTGAGCTTTATCTCCTGACGATCATGTCCTACGACCGCTACgtggccatctgcaaacccctgcactacgggaccctcctgggcagcagagcttgtgtccacatggcagcagctgcctggggctctgGGTTTCTCACtactctgctgcacacagccaatacattttccctgcccctctgccagggcaatgccctggaccagttcttctgtgaaatcccccagatcctcaagctctcctgctcacactcctaCCTCAGGGAATTTGGGCTTATTATCATAacttgttttttagtttttgtctgttttgttttcatcgtGGTGTCCTatgtggagatcttcagggctgtgctgaggatcccctctgagcagggaaggcacaaagccttttccacatGCCTCCCTCACCTGACCGTGGTCTCTCTGTTTGTCAGCACAGCCATCTTTGCCTACCTGAAGCCCCCTTCCatcttctccccttccctggaTCTGGTTGTGGCAGTTCTGTACTCggtggttcctccagcagtgaaccccctcatctacagcatgaggaacCAGGAGCTCAAGAATGCCCTGAAGAAACTGATATCTAGATG ctttccccagaggggaaggtgtctctgctccagcactgctctcccctcggggactgctctcagctgcccctctcctctgccctgcagctctcagagcGGTTCCTTTCCCCTGCTTGAAGATGTTGATGGCAGAGGCACTGTGGCTGCTGTGAGAGCTGTGTTTGGATTGGGTGTGCTTGAAATGCTCGAGTAG
- the LOC139787835 gene encoding olfactory receptor 14J1-like isoform X2, with translation MSNSSSITNFLLLAFADRRELQLLHFWLFLGIYLAALLGNGLIITTIACDHHLHTPMCFFLLNLSLLDLGSISTTLPKAMASSLWDNTDISYKACAAQLFFFVFLMSAELYLLTIMSYDRYVAICKPLHYGTLLGSRACVHMAAAAWGSGFLTTLLHTANTFSLPLCQGNALDQFFCEIPQILKLSCSHSYLREFGLIIITCFLVFVCFVFIVVSYVEIFRAVLRIPSEQGRHKAFSTCLPHLTVVSLFVSTAIFAYLKPPSIFSPSLDLVVAVLYSVVPPAVNPLIYSMRNQELKNALKKLISR, from the coding sequence atgtccaacagcagctccatcacaaatttcctcctcctggcatttgcagacaggcgggagctgcagctcttgcacttctggctcttcctgggcatctacctggctgccctcctgggcaacggcctcatcatcaccaccatcgcctgtgaccaccacctccacacccccatgtgcttcttcctcctcaacctctccctcctcgacctgggatccatctccaccactctgcccaaagccatggccaGTTCCCTCTGGGACAACACGGACATCTCCTACAAGGcatgtgctgcacagctcttcttctttgtctttttgaTGTCAGCTGAGCTTTATCTCCTGACGATCATGTCCTACGACCGCTACgtggccatctgcaaacccctgcactacgggaccctcctgggcagcagagcttgtgtccacatggcagcagctgcctggggctctgGGTTTCTCACtactctgctgcacacagccaatacattttccctgcccctctgccagggcaatgccctggaccagttcttctgtgaaatcccccagatcctcaagctctcctgctcacactcctaCCTCAGGGAATTTGGGCTTATTATCATAacttgttttttagtttttgtctgttttgttttcatcgtGGTGTCCTatgtggagatcttcagggctgtgctgaggatcccctctgagcagggaaggcacaaagccttttccacatGCCTCCCTCACCTGACCGTGGTCTCTCTGTTTGTCAGCACAGCCATCTTTGCCTACCTGAAGCCCCCTTCCatcttctccccttccctggaTCTGGTTGTGGCAGTTCTGTACTCggtggttcctccagcagtgaaccccctcatctacagcatgaggaacCAGGAGCTCAAGAATGCCCTGAAGAAACTGATATCTAGATGA
- the LOC139787802 gene encoding zinc finger protein 345-like, giving the protein MSYTCPDCGKGFRWRSVFIQHQRIHTGEKPFKCSECGKEFTRSSNLSRHHRIHTGEKPYKCLECGKDFTRSSSLSQHRCIHTRQKPYKCLECGKEFSQSSALSRHHRIHTGERPYKCLECGKEFAKSSNLSQHRRTHMGGRPYKCLECGKVFSRSSSLSRHHRIHTGEKLYPCTLCGKAFNNSTSWINHQHVHTGEKPYTCPQCGKGFRASSNLTQHLRIHRSERPYKCPECGKSFRASSSLTQHLRIHRGERPYKCPHCGKSFRQNSHLKNHQRLHTSEKL; this is encoded by the coding sequence ATGTCCTACACCTGCCCTGACTGCGGGAAAGGTTTTCGATGGAGATCAGTTTTTATCCAGCACCAACGGATCCATACGGGTGAGAAACCCTTTAAATGTTctgagtgtgggaaggagtttacCCGAAGTTCCAATTTATCACGGCATCACCGCATCCACACGGGAGAGAAACCCtataagtgtctggagtgtgggaaggatTTTACCCGGAGTTCCTCCTTATCACAGCATCGCTGCATCCACACGAGACAGAAACCCtataagtgtctggagtgtgggaaggagttttccCAGAGTTCTGCATTATCACGGCATCACCGCATCCACACAGGAGAGAGACCCtataagtgtctggagtgtgggaaggagtttgcCAAGAGTTCCAATTTATCACAGCATCGCCGCACCCACATGGGAGGGAGACCCtataagtgtctggagtgtgggaaggTTTTTTCCCGGAGTTCCTCTTTATCACGTCATCACCGCATCCATACAGGAGAGAAGCTGTATCCCTGCACTCTCTGTGGGAAAGCCTTCAACAACAGCACCTCTTGGATTAATCACCAACATGTCCACACTGGGGAAAAACCCTACACGTGTCCCCAGTGTGGGAAGGGCTTCAGAGCCAGCTCGAATCTCACCCAACACTTACGGATCCATAGGAGTGAACGTCCCTACAAGTGTCCCGAGTGCGGGAAGAGCTTCAGAGCCAGCTCGAGTCTCACCCAACACTTACGGATCCATAGGGGTGAACGTCCCTACAAGTGTCCACACTGTGGGAAAAGCTTCCGTCAAAACTCCCATTTGAAGAACCATCAACGCCTCCATACCAGTGAAAAACTTTAA
- the LOC139787624 gene encoding olfactory receptor 14J1-like — protein sequence MKVHHSQRQMPNSSSITNFLLLAFADRRELQLLHFWLFLGIYLAALLGNGLIITTIACDHHLHTPMYFFLLNLSLLDLGSISTTLPKAMANSLWDSTVISYKACAAQLFFFAFFIPAEFYLLTIMSYDRYVAICKPLHYGTLLGSRACVHMAAAAWGSGFLNALLHTANTFSLPLCQGNALDQFFCEIPQILKLSCSHSYLRELGLIVVSACLVFGCFVFIVVSYVEIFRAVLRIPSEQGRHKAFSTCLPHLAVVSLFVSTSIFAYLKHPSISFPSLNLVVSFLYSVVPPAVNPLIYSMRNQELKNALKKPISW from the coding sequence atgaaAGTCCACCATTCCCAGAGGCAGATgcccaacagcagctccatcacaaatttcctcctcctggcatttgcagacaggcgggagctgcagctcttgcacttctggctcttcctgggcatctacctggctgccctcctgggcaacggcctcatcatcaccaccatcgcctgtgaccaccacctccacacccccatgtacttcttcctcctcaacctctccctcctcgacctgggatccatctccaccactctgcccaaagccatggccaatTCCCTCTGGGACAGCACAGTAATCTCCTACAAGGcatgtgctgcacagctcttcttctttgcttttttcattcCAGCAGAGTTTTATCTCCTGACCATCATGTCCTACGACCGCTACgtggccatctgcaaacccctgcactacgggaccctcctgggcagcagagcttgtgtccacatggcagcagctgcctggggctctgGGTTTCTCaatgctctgctgcacacagccaatacattttccctgcccctctgccagggcaatgccctggaccagttcttctgtgaaatcccccagatcctcaagctctcctgctcacactcctaCCTCAGGGAACTTGGGCTTATTGTGGTCAGTGCCTGTTTAgtttttggctgttttgttttcatcgtGGTGTCCTatgtggagatcttcagggctgtgctgaggatcccttctgagcagggaaggcacaaagccttttccacgtgcctccctcacctggccGTGGTCTCCTTGTTCGTCAGCACATCCATCTTTGCCTACCTGAAGCATCCCTCCATCTCCTTTCCATCCCTGAACCTGGTGGTGTCATTTCTGTACTCggtggttcctccagcagtgaaccccctcatctacagcatgaggaacCAGGAGCTCAAGAATGCCCTGAAGAAACCGATATCTTGGTGA
- the LOC139787623 gene encoding olfactory receptor 14J1-like: MKVHHSKRHQMPNSSSITNFLLLAFADRRELQLLHFWLFLGIYLAALLGNGLIITTIACDHHLHTPMYFFLLNLSLLDLGSISTTLPKAMANSLWDNTDISYKACAAQIFFFLFFISAEFYLLTIMSYDRYVAICKPLHYGTLLGSRACVHMAAAAWGSGFLTALLHTANTFSLPLCQGNALDQFFCEIPQILKLSCSHSYLRDDWVIVITSYLAFGCFVFIVVSYVEIFRAVLRIPSEQGRHKAFSTCLPHLAVISLFLSTSIFAYLKPPSISSPSLDLVVAVLYSVVPPSVNPLIYSMRNQELKNALKKLIVWMIFQKD, encoded by the coding sequence atgaAAGTCCACCATTCCAAGAGGCATCAGATgcccaacagcagctccatcacaaatttcctcctcctggcatttgcagacaggcgggagctgcagctcttgcacttctggctcttcctgggcatctacctggctgccctcctgggcaacggcctcatcatcaccaccatcgcctgtgaccaccacctccacacccccatgtacttcttcctcctcaacctctccctcctcgacctgggatccatctccaccactctgcccaaagccatggccaatTCCCTCTGGGACAACACGGACATCTCCTACAAGGCATGTGCTGCACAgatcttcttctttttattcttcatttcagCAGAGTTTTATCTCCTGACGATCATGTCCTACGACCGCTACgtggccatctgcaaacccctgcactacgggaccctcctgggcagcagagcttgtgtccacatggcagcagctgcctggggctctgggtttctcactgctctgctgcacacagccaatacattttccctgcccctctgccagggcaatgccctggaccagttcttctgtgaaatcccccagatcctcaagctctcctgctcacactcctaCCTCAGGGACGATTGGGTTATTGTGATTACTTCCTATTTAGcttttggctgttttgttttcattgtggTGTCCTatgtggagatcttcagggctgtgctgaggatcccctctgagcagggaaggcacaaagccttttccacgtgcctccctcacctggccGTCATCTCCCTTTTTCTCAGCACATCCATCTTTGCCTACCTGAAgcctccctccatctcctccccttccctggacctggtAGTGGCAGTTCTGTACTCGGTGGTTCCTCCATCGGtgaaccccctcatctacagcatgaggaacCAGGAGCTCAAGAATGCCCTGAAGAAACTGATTGTCTGGATGATTTTTCAAAAGGATTAA